Sequence from the Bacillus sp. es.036 genome:
CAGCATACCCAACCTCTACCGCTTCCTGATCACTTAGTGTAAGAAGCTCCCCTTTTGGGGCGTTATAATCCGGGAGGTCAACATCTGGATCTGCCATAGCTAAAGCGTATTTTGGATCCCGCTCATTTAGCTCTGCCGCAGACTTCATTGCTGCGTGCCAAAAAGATTCTGCTTTTTTGCCGGCTGCATTTCCTGACTGGTCAATGATAGCGGCTGATCCCATTAAAGCCCCAGGCTCCATAATAATTTGATCGGCATTCAAAGCGATGTAAGCGCCCGCTGAAAGAGCACGGTTGGAAACATAAGCAGTGATCGGAACGTCAGATGCTTTGATGATTTTTGCAATATTATCTGCTGCATTTACTGCTCCACCAGGCGTATTAATTTCTAATACAATATGATCAGCGCCTTGATCCTCCGCATCCTGAATCGATCGCTTTAGAAAAGCTTCCAATCCACGTTCCACTTCTTGTTCAACAGGAATAAATGTAACGAGATCGCCCTCGCCTTTACTTAACACGAAATTTCCTGCAAACGGAAGAATAACCATCATCATGAAACAAACAGATACAAAGAAACGCATTGTATTTTTTCTGATTGTGATCCCTCCCTCCAGCTACATAAGTATACGAATAAGGTCATCAAGAAGTTTCATTTTTATGTAGATAATACTAATTTTAGTATGACAAAAAAAGAAACTATTTACTAGCTTAAAATGATGAACTGAAAATCCCTTAACTTGTTTATATATTATCATTGTAAAAAAGAATTATATGTATAGAAAAACACGCCCTGTTTTGTACAGAGCGTGTTTGCGCTTCATCATATTTATCCAACGCTTAAGGCAAAGTTTAGCTGTTTCTTTTTCATATGAAGAAAGAAGAAAGAAGAAATCAACTTCACCTTAAGGTCTGATTGTTTCAACTAGTCACCTTGAGGAAATGAGTGATCTCCTAAGTTGAAAGTATCACTTTATGATAAGTTCTTTTGTACAAGACGATTAACAAGTCCGCCGTCCGCTTTGCCCTTTACACGAGGCATAAGCGCACCCATTACCTTGCCCATTTCTTTCTTTGAAGAAGCACCTGTTTCAGAAATAACTTCCTGAACAATTTGTTCTACTTCTTCTTCAGAGAGTTGTTTCGGCAGGTAGACAGATAAGATCGACAGCTCTTCATCGAGATTCTGTACAAGATCACTTCGGCCAGCTTTTTCAAATTCAAGGAGGGAGTCTTTGCGTTGCTTGACTTCGCGAGTGAGAACGGTAAGTTCTTCCTCTTCAGTTAAGTTATGACCCAATTTAATGGATTCATTCTGAATTGAAGATTTAACCATCCGAATAACAGATAGTTTGTTTTTTTCTTTGTTCTTCATCGCTACTTTCATATCTGCTGTTAAACGGTCATTTAGACTCACTGACCTAACACCCTCTCTTAGAACTTACGCTTTTTCCTTGCTGCCTCAGATTTCTTTTTACGCTTAACACTTGGCTTTTCATAGTGCTTGCGCTTCTTTACTTCAGCCATAGTGCCTTCTTTAGAAACCGTTCTCTTGAAGCGACGAAGAGCATCATCGATCGACTCGTTCTTACGCACGCGAGTTTCCGCCATCTCTATCCCTCCCTCCAAAACATAGACAATCATAACACATGACTTTCTAACAAAGACATGTCACCTGCAATTATAATACATCCCTGTCGGTTTATCAACATTTCTTTCTGTAATTTTCTTTTTAAACTTCTTTCTAAAAATAAATATGCAAGTAGTTCGCTTGATTACAACAAAACTGAGAATTGAAAGAGCTTTGGGTTAATACATGCATAAAACGAATACCACATTTCGCTAATTGGAGCGGAAATTAACCACTTATCTAAAAGCAACAATATCTACGAAAAGAGTCTTCTAAAAAAATAACGAGCATGTCGATAACGTCCTGTCCATAAACTTTCAATGGAAAGGAGAATTTATATAAAATGAGTCCATATATAGCCTCTTTTATTGTCTTCATTAGTATTTTTCTTTTTGGTATGAGCATTCTTCGTGTAGGGTTAAACACAATTTCCAATACAAAATTACAGAAATGGCTTTATCATGCCTCTTCAACACCCATTCGTGGACTTCTAACAGGAGCTCTTGTCACAGCGCTCTTGCAAAGTAGCTCCGCCGTCATGGTCCTAACCATCAGTTTAATTGCAGCTAAACTTCTTACATTTAGGCAGTCCATTGGCATCATTCTTGGTACAAATATCGGCACAACGATAACTGCAGAATTAATGACACTTAATCCCGAACACCTTGTATTACCATTATTACTTACAGGGTTTATTATGCTTCAAATTCGACATCAGTTCATTTTTAGTTCAGGAACCGTTCTATTTGGTCTTGGATGTATTTTTGTAGCGATGCACGGACTAGAAGCACTAGCCATCCCGTTATCAACACTATCGTTTTTTGAACATGTGATTCACGAAACAAATTCTAGTCTTCTGTATGGAATCGGGATTGGAACCTTAGTCACCGCTGTCATTCAATCTAGTTCAGCCACTACCGGAATTACAATGGGGTTTATTAATCAGGAATTACTTACATTACCTGCAGCTATTGCCATACTATACGGATCTAATGTTGGCACGTGCATCACCGCACTAATGGCAAGTATCGGTAGCAGCAAGGAAGCAAAACTCGCAGCTTATGCTCACGTTTGGATCAACATCATAGGCGTGATATTGTTCTTCCCATTGATTGGCTTATTCGGCGCATTTGCAGCTAGTATGACATCTCTCCCAGATGTTCAACTTGCCCATGTTTCAATTCTTTTCAATGTTCTTTCTGCGTTAT
This genomic interval carries:
- a CDS encoding GatB/YqeY domain-containing protein, which translates into the protein MSLNDRLTADMKVAMKNKEKNKLSVIRMVKSSIQNESIKLGHNLTEEEELTVLTREVKQRKDSLLEFEKAGRSDLVQNLDEELSILSVYLPKQLSEEEVEQIVQEVISETGASSKKEMGKVMGALMPRVKGKADGGLVNRLVQKNLS
- the rpsU gene encoding 30S ribosomal protein S21, yielding MAETRVRKNESIDDALRRFKRTVSKEGTMAEVKKRKHYEKPSVKRKKKSEAARKKRKF
- a CDS encoding Na/Pi symporter is translated as MSPYIASFIVFISIFLFGMSILRVGLNTISNTKLQKWLYHASSTPIRGLLTGALVTALLQSSSAVMVLTISLIAAKLLTFRQSIGIILGTNIGTTITAELMTLNPEHLVLPLLLTGFIMLQIRHQFIFSSGTVLFGLGCIFVAMHGLEALAIPLSTLSFFEHVIHETNSSLLYGIGIGTLVTAVIQSSSATTGITMGFINQELLTLPAAIAILYGSNVGTCITALMASIGSSKEAKLAAYAHVWINIIGVILFFPLIGLFGAFAASMTSLPDVQLAHVSILFNVLSALLFLPFVGLLARSIEKLHNYHLQ